In Gemmatimonadales bacterium, the following proteins share a genomic window:
- a CDS encoding DUF899 family protein, protein MPVTFPNESPQYRTARDRLLRMEIELRHAMEAVAAARRELPPGGVVPEDYVFAGAGADGAPVAVRMSQLFAPGKDSLVIYSFMFPRDPGDARPGAPAGRTARLPLAEAPCPSCVALLDQLDGAVEHASQHLNFAVVAKAPLTRLLTFAQERDWRRLRLLSSAANSYNRDYLAETAGGSQRPMLTVFHRQGAEIRHFWSSELFYAPTDPGQDPRHVGTLEPLWNLFDFTREGRPGEWDEQLGY, encoded by the coding sequence ATGCCCGTCACCTTCCCCAACGAGTCCCCGCAATACCGCACCGCGCGCGACCGGCTGTTGCGGATGGAGATCGAGCTCCGCCACGCGATGGAGGCGGTGGCGGCCGCAAGGCGCGAGCTGCCGCCCGGCGGGGTCGTTCCGGAGGACTACGTCTTTGCGGGCGCGGGTGCCGATGGTGCTCCGGTCGCGGTGCGGATGTCCCAGCTATTTGCGCCGGGCAAGGATTCGCTGGTGATCTACAGCTTCATGTTCCCCCGCGACCCCGGCGATGCGCGGCCGGGAGCACCGGCCGGCCGGACGGCGCGGCTGCCATTGGCGGAGGCCCCGTGCCCCTCGTGCGTGGCGCTGCTCGACCAGCTGGATGGCGCGGTCGAGCACGCCAGTCAGCACCTCAACTTCGCCGTCGTCGCCAAGGCGCCGCTGACACGCCTGCTGACCTTCGCCCAGGAGCGCGACTGGCGCCGCCTCCGGCTCCTGAGCTCGGCCGCCAACTCCTACAACCGCGACTACCTCGCCGAGACCGCGGGGGGATCGCAGCGGCCGATGCTCACCGTGTTCCACCGCCAGGGCGCGGAGATCCGCCACTTCTGGAGCTCAGAGCTCTTCTACGCCCCGACTGATCCCGGCCAGGACCCACGCCACGTCGGCACGCTGGAACCGCTCTGGAACCTGTTCGATTTCACCCGGGAAGGGCGGCCAGGGGAATGGGATGAGCAATTGGGGTACTGA
- a CDS encoding substrate-binding domain-containing protein, translated as MPVLAAMLLAGWADVAPPPAIRTLRVCADPNNLPFSNRRGEGFEDRIAALMADELHARLAFTWAPQWRGFVRKTLGAGRCDVIMGMPVGSDRVLTTRPYYTSTYVFLTRRDRGLRIQSLDDPALRRVRIGIHFIGDDYTNPPPAHALGRRHIAENVVGYSLYGDYSKPNPPAELIHAVARGDVDVAIVWGPFAGYFGSREKVPMTLTPVKPAIDPPGLPFTFAISLGVRREDTTLRNQLDAALVRRRAEIERILRQYGVPEVGG; from the coding sequence ATGCCGGTGCTCGCCGCGATGCTCCTGGCCGGGTGGGCCGATGTGGCGCCGCCACCGGCGATACGCACGCTTCGCGTCTGCGCGGATCCCAACAATCTCCCGTTCTCCAACCGACGCGGTGAGGGCTTCGAGGATCGGATCGCCGCCCTGATGGCGGATGAGCTCCACGCGCGGTTGGCGTTCACCTGGGCTCCGCAGTGGCGCGGCTTTGTCAGGAAGACGCTCGGTGCCGGCCGCTGCGATGTGATCATGGGGATGCCCGTGGGGAGCGACCGTGTCCTCACCACTCGGCCGTACTACACATCGACCTACGTCTTTCTCACTCGGCGGGACCGGGGGCTCCGGATCCAATCGCTGGACGACCCGGCGCTCCGGCGGGTCCGCATCGGGATCCACTTCATCGGCGACGACTACACCAACCCGCCCCCGGCCCACGCGCTGGGCCGGCGCCACATCGCGGAGAACGTGGTCGGCTACAGCCTGTACGGCGACTATTCCAAGCCCAACCCGCCGGCCGAGCTGATCCACGCGGTGGCCAGGGGCGACGTCGACGTGGCGATCGTGTGGGGTCCGTTCGCCGGCTATTTCGGTAGCCGGGAGAAGGTGCCGATGACGCTCACGCCGGTGAAGCCCGCCATCGACCCGCCGGGGCTCCCATTCACCTTCGCGATCTCGTTGGGGGTACGGCGGGAGGATACCACACTCCGAAACCAGCTCGACGCGGCGCTCGTGCGCCGGCGAGCGGAGATCGAACGGATCTTGCGGCAGTACGGGGTGCCGGAGGTAGGGGGGTAA
- a CDS encoding four helix bundle protein codes for MSPPYERLAAWRFCHELALRSREFTKGWSKEDSWLGSQIRRAAFSAAANMVEGSTKRGPREFRRYLDISLGSLAELEYAFRFACDAKIESDLPWDDIRTLRNRAHGTTRLLYNTISDKVRQGEAK; via the coding sequence ATGTCTCCGCCCTATGAGAGGCTCGCAGCGTGGCGGTTCTGTCATGAGCTTGCGCTCAGGTCGCGGGAGTTCACCAAAGGATGGAGCAAAGAAGACAGCTGGTTGGGGAGCCAGATACGCCGGGCTGCCTTCTCCGCCGCGGCGAACATGGTCGAGGGATCCACTAAGCGAGGTCCTCGCGAGTTCCGGCGTTATCTCGACATCTCCCTCGGCTCGCTTGCGGAGCTCGAATACGCCTTCCGATTTGCCTGCGACGCAAAGATCGAGTCGGACCTACCCTGGGATGACATCAGGACTCTGCGGAACCGAGCCCACGGAACCACGCGGCTGCTCTACAACACGATAAGTGACAAGGTGAGGCAGGGTGAGGCAAAGTGA
- a CDS encoding DinB family protein: MLRQLERRFNRLERQRAAMLRELNAMTPGRLVFHPAPGSWSALDLVEHLVLAEEEVLRGIPDRPPTRSLADSARAAVVLPLLSLSFARGSRLRAAAPGTLPSGGSSLGQLEVRWSRARANLRAVLGLMGPEDLSRPFFRHPVVGWLTTLEGLGFLERRDAHHLNRVRRLRALPSYVALAS, translated from the coding sequence ATGCTTCGCCAACTCGAGCGCCGGTTCAACCGCCTGGAGCGGCAGCGCGCCGCCATGCTGCGCGAGCTCAACGCCATGACGCCGGGACGCCTGGTCTTCCATCCGGCGCCCGGGAGCTGGTCGGCGCTCGACCTGGTGGAGCATCTCGTCCTGGCCGAGGAGGAGGTGCTGCGCGGCATTCCTGACCGTCCTCCGACCCGCAGCCTGGCCGACAGCGCCCGCGCCGCCGTGGTGCTGCCGCTGCTTTCGTTGAGCTTCGCGCGGGGCAGCCGCCTCCGCGCCGCGGCGCCGGGCACTCTGCCGTCGGGCGGCAGCAGCCTGGGGCAGCTCGAGGTCCGCTGGAGCCGCGCCCGCGCCAATCTCCGCGCCGTGCTCGGGCTCATGGGACCGGAGGACCTCTCCCGTCCCTTCTTCCGCCACCCGGTCGTCGGCTGGCTCACCACACTCGAAGGACTCGGCTTCCTCGAGCGGCGCGACGCGCACCATCTGAACCGGGTACGGCGCCTCCGGGCGCTTCCGAGCTACGTGGCGTTGGCGTCGTGA
- a CDS encoding aldo/keto reductase, with the protein MQRRGLGSQGLTVSALGLGCMGMSEFYVDPTEAARSDAESIATIHRALELGIDLLDTADMYGPFTNERLVGRAVRGRRDGVVLATKFGNQRGEDGSYLGINGRPEYVRRACDASLQRLGVDHIDLYYQHRVDRTVPIEETVGAMGELVGQGKVRYIGLSEAAPATIRRAHREFPVSALENEYSLWTRDPEDEILPLCRELGIGFVAYSPLGRGFLTGRFRSIDDLPPGDWRRGSPRFQGENFQKNLDLVAQVERIARRKRCTPSQLALAWVLARGDDVVPIPGTRQRRYLEENVRALEVELTEADLEEIDGVAPQGAAAGERYNEASMRLIGG; encoded by the coding sequence ATGCAGCGGCGCGGGCTGGGAAGTCAGGGGCTCACGGTCTCGGCACTCGGACTCGGGTGCATGGGGATGTCGGAGTTCTACGTGGACCCCACGGAGGCCGCCCGGAGCGACGCCGAGTCGATCGCGACGATTCATCGAGCTCTCGAGCTGGGCATCGACTTGCTCGATACCGCCGACATGTACGGGCCGTTCACCAACGAGCGGCTGGTAGGCCGGGCCGTCCGAGGGCGGCGCGACGGGGTGGTGCTGGCCACCAAGTTCGGCAACCAGCGGGGTGAAGACGGCAGCTACCTCGGTATCAACGGCCGGCCGGAGTACGTCCGCCGCGCCTGCGACGCCTCGCTCCAGCGGCTCGGCGTGGACCACATCGACCTGTACTACCAGCACCGCGTCGATCGCACGGTGCCGATCGAGGAGACGGTCGGGGCCATGGGTGAGCTGGTGGGGCAGGGAAAGGTGCGCTACATCGGTCTCTCCGAGGCGGCGCCGGCCACCATACGTCGGGCGCATCGGGAGTTTCCGGTCTCCGCGCTCGAGAACGAATACTCGCTCTGGACTCGGGACCCCGAGGACGAGATTCTGCCTCTCTGCCGTGAGCTGGGCATCGGCTTCGTCGCGTACAGTCCACTGGGGCGTGGCTTTCTCACCGGCCGGTTCCGCAGCATCGACGACCTTCCGCCGGGCGACTGGCGCCGCGGCTCGCCGCGGTTTCAGGGGGAGAACTTCCAGAAGAATCTCGACCTGGTGGCGCAGGTGGAGCGGATCGCGCGGCGGAAACGGTGCACCCCGTCACAGCTGGCGCTCGCGTGGGTGCTGGCGCGGGGCGACGACGTCGTGCCGATCCCGGGCACCAGGCAGCGTCGCTACCTGGAGGAGAACGTGCGCGCGCTGGAGGTCGAGCTCACCGAGGCGGACTTGGAGGAGATCGACGGGGTGGCGCCGCAGGGCGCGGCCGCCGGCGAGCGCTACAACGAGGCATCGATGCGGCTCATCGGCGGCTGA
- a CDS encoding TIGR00730 family Rossman fold protein, whose protein sequence is MANQGSIKRLCVFCGTNTGARPEYAAAARQLGALLAEEEIELVYGGASVGIMGDLADAVQEGGGHVTGIIPQQLIQKEEAHRGIPDLIVVASMHQRKSQMADLSDGFVALPGGIGTLEGFFEMLTWGQLGIHAKPCAILNVAGYFELLSRFLDHAVKEGFLTETHRATIIVESDPRRLLERLRAYTAPTGAPLMGRSNR, encoded by the coding sequence ATGGCCAATCAGGGATCCATCAAGCGGCTCTGTGTCTTCTGCGGGACCAACACCGGCGCCCGCCCGGAATACGCGGCGGCCGCCCGACAGCTCGGCGCGCTGCTGGCGGAGGAGGAGATCGAGCTGGTCTACGGCGGCGCCAGCGTCGGCATCATGGGCGACCTGGCCGATGCGGTACAGGAGGGCGGCGGACACGTGACGGGCATCATCCCCCAGCAGCTCATCCAGAAGGAGGAGGCCCACCGCGGCATCCCCGATCTCATCGTGGTGGCATCGATGCACCAGCGGAAGTCGCAGATGGCCGACCTCTCCGACGGTTTCGTGGCACTGCCGGGGGGGATCGGCACGCTGGAAGGGTTCTTCGAGATGCTCACCTGGGGACAGCTCGGCATCCACGCCAAACCGTGCGCGATTCTCAATGTGGCGGGCTACTTCGAGCTGCTGTCGCGGTTCCTGGACCACGCCGTGAAGGAAGGATTCCTGACCGAGACCCACCGGGCCACCATCATCGTGGAATCCGATCCACGCCGACTGCTGGAGCGGCTTCGGGCCTACACCGCGCCGACGGGGGCGCCGCTTATGGGACGGTCGAATAGGTGA
- a CDS encoding acyltransferase codes for MSGHLPALDGLRGLAILPVLFAHFMRLQPTNPFERQLSRVAATGWLGVDLFFVLSGFLITGILLEAKGGQRFFRNFYLRRAFRIFPLYYGSLLLVFVGLPHLHLLGAERTRDLLHSQGWYWSYLANVRIVLAGSWNTSFELEHFWSLAVEEQFYLVWPLVVWLLSRERLKTVCLGAVLVSFVLRMTLRGLGQPGVVSYVLTPAHLDPLAAGAWLALVASEPGGLEWLRAGIRPVLVVGSVGVTVIVATAQGPVVGSLGMLTIGYPLLALTCAALLAGALTAPAGSLFGRLWRSRVLGFFGRLSYGLYVLHPLLMGLVVLLGFDVPWFAQRAGSQLLGQAIFTGMMLAVSAVVALVSWHAWEQPFLRLKARFPMRGPSPLLLPPDPELAGWTPEKQAYKVRQGGAE; via the coding sequence TTGTCCGGTCACCTGCCAGCCCTGGACGGGCTGCGGGGCCTGGCCATCCTGCCCGTCCTGTTCGCGCATTTCATGCGCCTCCAGCCGACCAATCCATTCGAACGCCAGCTGAGTCGCGTTGCGGCCACTGGATGGCTCGGGGTGGACCTCTTTTTCGTCCTGTCGGGCTTTCTCATCACGGGCATCCTGCTGGAGGCCAAGGGGGGGCAGCGGTTTTTCCGCAACTTCTATCTGCGGCGCGCTTTCAGGATCTTTCCGCTGTACTACGGTAGCCTTCTGCTGGTCTTTGTCGGCCTTCCCCATCTCCATCTTTTGGGGGCCGAACGGACCCGGGATCTCCTGCACAGCCAGGGCTGGTACTGGAGCTACCTCGCCAACGTGAGGATCGTGCTGGCGGGCTCCTGGAACACCAGCTTCGAGCTGGAACATTTCTGGTCGCTGGCAGTCGAGGAGCAGTTCTACCTGGTGTGGCCGCTGGTCGTGTGGCTGTTGTCGCGGGAGCGCCTCAAAACCGTCTGCCTTGGCGCCGTTCTGGTAAGTTTCGTGCTCCGCATGACCCTTCGTGGCTTGGGGCAACCGGGAGTGGTCTCCTACGTGCTTACCCCTGCCCACCTCGACCCTCTGGCCGCTGGTGCCTGGCTCGCCCTGGTGGCAAGCGAGCCGGGGGGACTCGAGTGGCTCAGGGCCGGAATCCGTCCGGTGTTGGTGGTGGGCTCCGTCGGTGTCACGGTCATAGTCGCCACTGCCCAGGGACCGGTGGTGGGGTCCCTGGGGATGCTGACCATCGGCTACCCGCTCCTCGCCCTCACCTGCGCTGCGCTCCTTGCCGGCGCGCTCACAGCTCCCGCGGGGTCACTGTTCGGCCGGCTATGGCGCAGCCGTGTGCTCGGCTTCTTCGGCCGGTTGAGCTACGGACTCTACGTGCTCCATCCGTTGCTGATGGGTCTGGTGGTGCTGCTGGGGTTCGACGTGCCCTGGTTCGCCCAGCGGGCGGGCTCGCAACTCCTGGGGCAGGCGATCTTCACGGGGATGATGCTCGCTGTCTCAGCGGTCGTAGCTCTGGTCTCCTGGCATGCGTGGGAGCAGCCGTTCCTCCGGCTCAAGGCCCGCTTCCCGATGCGGGGACCGTCGCCGCTGCTGCTGCCGCCCGATCCGGAGCTGGCGGGCTGGACGCCGGAAAAACAAGCATACAAGGTGAGGCAGGGTGGGGCAGAGTGA
- a CDS encoding YihY/virulence factor BrkB family protein: MKRRVIITPAALWWVMRHALAGWWDDNVPRLGASLAYYTLFALAPILLVAIAMAGLVFGPEAVRGEIVGQIQGLVGRSGAEAIQAMLEGAAKRSSSTLATVIGMVTLFLGSTGVFLELQTALDAIWRVKPKPSAGIRQLLLPRVISFALVVGVGFLLLVSLLVSAALAALDQYMGHAFPALAVVWQAANVLVSLGVVTLLFAMVYKVLPDVDLRWRDVWIGGLVTAGLFSIGKQVIGLYLGQSTTASSYGAAGSVIVLLLWVYYSAQIVLLGAEFTRFYVERFGGRPPAEHATKDPAPKLAVKPEKGR; the protein is encoded by the coding sequence GTGAAGCGGCGGGTCATCATCACTCCCGCCGCGCTCTGGTGGGTGATGAGGCACGCGCTGGCTGGCTGGTGGGACGACAACGTCCCCCGGCTGGGCGCCTCACTCGCCTACTACACCCTCTTCGCCCTCGCGCCCATCCTGCTGGTGGCAATCGCCATGGCCGGACTGGTGTTCGGCCCCGAGGCGGTGCGGGGTGAGATCGTAGGACAGATCCAGGGCCTGGTGGGGAGGAGCGGCGCGGAGGCCATACAGGCGATGCTCGAGGGCGCCGCCAAGCGGTCCTCCAGCACGCTGGCGACGGTGATAGGGATGGTGACGCTCTTTCTGGGATCGACCGGCGTGTTCCTCGAGCTGCAGACTGCGCTGGACGCCATCTGGCGGGTGAAGCCCAAGCCGAGCGCGGGCATCCGGCAGTTGCTGCTACCGCGGGTGATCTCGTTCGCGCTGGTGGTCGGGGTGGGATTCCTGTTGCTGGTCTCGCTCCTGGTGAGCGCCGCGCTCGCCGCACTCGACCAGTACATGGGACACGCATTCCCCGCACTCGCGGTCGTTTGGCAGGCCGCCAACGTCCTGGTGTCGTTGGGCGTTGTGACGCTGCTCTTCGCCATGGTGTACAAGGTGCTGCCCGATGTGGACCTGCGCTGGCGCGACGTATGGATAGGCGGCCTGGTGACGGCGGGACTCTTCAGCATCGGCAAGCAGGTGATCGGGCTGTATCTGGGACAGAGCACCACGGCCTCGAGCTACGGCGCGGCGGGATCGGTCATCGTGCTGTTGCTGTGGGTCTATTACTCCGCGCAGATCGTGCTGCTTGGGGCGGAGTTCACTCGTTTTTACGTGGAACGATTCGGGGGCAGGCCGCCCGCGGAGCATGCGACCAAGGATCCGGCGCCCAAGCTTGCGGTGAAGCCGGAGAAGGGAAGGTGA
- a CDS encoding NAD-dependent succinate-semialdehyde dehydrogenase, producing the protein MTIATINPATGETVRTFQPLSDAELDARLQCAADTYRRYRKSPLADRKRMLLRAAEILETEKEALGKLMVLEMGKPIKAAVEEAAKCALGCRYYAEYAERFLADEYVETSASRSYVSYQPIGPVLAVMPWNFPFWQVFRFAAPALMAGNVGLLKHASNVPQCALAIEDVFRRAGFPEGCFQTLLIDTDHVRQVIEDPRVAAVTLTGSTGAGGHVAAAAGKVVKKSVLELGGSDPFIVMPSADFDTAVRTAVKARVINNGQSCIAAKRFIVQESIAEEFERRFVAEFEALKVGDPMDPSTEVGPLANESQVSTIGQQVQRSVAAGARLLTGGRRLDRPGFYYAPTVLTGVTPDSPAYHDEVFGPVAILFRARDLDDAIRLANDTPFGLGASAWTNDAGERGRFIADLEAGMVFINAMVASDPRVPFGGVKQSGYGRELSSQGMREFVNTKTVWIQESPTATHKLSESE; encoded by the coding sequence ATGACCATCGCCACGATCAACCCCGCCACCGGCGAGACCGTTCGTACCTTCCAGCCGCTGTCGGACGCCGAGCTGGACGCGCGCCTGCAATGCGCCGCCGATACCTATCGGCGCTACCGCAAGAGCCCGCTGGCCGACCGAAAGCGCATGCTGCTCCGCGCCGCCGAGATCCTGGAGACAGAGAAGGAGGCGCTCGGTAAGCTCATGGTGCTGGAGATGGGCAAGCCGATCAAGGCCGCTGTCGAAGAGGCGGCCAAGTGCGCCCTCGGCTGCCGCTACTACGCCGAGTACGCCGAGCGGTTTCTGGCGGACGAGTACGTCGAGACCAGCGCCTCGCGGAGCTATGTGAGTTATCAGCCGATCGGGCCGGTGCTCGCCGTGATGCCGTGGAACTTTCCCTTCTGGCAGGTCTTCCGCTTCGCGGCGCCGGCGCTGATGGCCGGTAATGTTGGCCTGCTCAAGCACGCCTCCAACGTGCCCCAGTGCGCCCTGGCCATCGAGGATGTCTTCCGCCGGGCGGGATTTCCCGAGGGCTGTTTCCAGACGCTGCTGATCGACACCGATCACGTCCGCCAGGTCATCGAGGACCCCCGGGTGGCTGCGGTCACGCTGACCGGCAGCACGGGGGCCGGTGGGCACGTGGCCGCGGCCGCCGGCAAGGTGGTCAAGAAGTCGGTGCTCGAGCTCGGCGGGAGCGACCCGTTCATCGTGATGCCAAGCGCCGACTTCGACACCGCGGTGCGGACCGCGGTCAAGGCGCGGGTCATCAACAACGGCCAGTCGTGCATCGCGGCCAAGCGCTTCATCGTGCAGGAGTCGATCGCGGAGGAGTTCGAGCGGCGCTTCGTGGCGGAATTCGAGGCGCTCAAGGTGGGCGATCCGATGGATCCGTCCACCGAGGTCGGTCCGCTCGCCAACGAGAGCCAGGTGAGCACCATCGGCCAGCAGGTGCAGCGCTCGGTGGCCGCGGGGGCCCGGCTCTTGACCGGCGGGCGCCGGCTCGACCGGCCAGGCTTCTACTACGCGCCGACCGTGCTCACCGGCGTGACACCCGACTCGCCGGCGTACCACGACGAGGTCTTCGGCCCGGTCGCGATCCTGTTTCGCGCCCGCGATCTCGACGATGCCATCCGGCTGGCCAACGATACCCCGTTCGGACTCGGCGCCAGCGCCTGGACCAACGATGCGGGGGAGCGCGGCCGCTTCATCGCCGACCTGGAGGCGGGCATGGTGTTCATCAACGCCATGGTCGCATCGGATCCGCGGGTGCCGTTCGGTGGAGTGAAGCAGTCGGGCTATGGGCGGGAGCTCTCCAGCCAGGGCATGCGGGAGTTCGTCAACACCAAGACCGTGTGGATCCAGGAGAGCCCCACCGCCACCCACAAGCTCTCCGAGTCGGAGTGA
- the fahA gene encoding fumarylacetoacetase, whose amino-acid sequence MDETHDPARTSWLPSAQGSTDFPIQNLPFGVFRRRDEDEPARVGVAIGDCILDITACHDEGRFRGAAERAAEVCAADSLNPLMARGRAPRVALRRQVSALLSADSPAYKATPRLADRLLVPMAEAELLLPATIGDYTDFYASIHHATNVGSMFRPDNPLLPNYKWVPIGYHGRSSSIVPSGTPVRRPAGQRKDPASETPEFGPARQLDYEMELGCFVSVGNPMGEPVPVAEAEEHLFGFCLVNDWSARDIQSWEYQPLGPFLGKNFATTISPWLVTVEALEPFRVPAASRPPGDPTPLAYLLDAADQECGGVDVIVEVYLASARMRAERMAPVRLSRSRAEDLYWTPAQMLTHHTSGGCNLRSGDLFASGTISGPEKEARGSLLEVAWCGAEPVGLPTGETRKFLEDGDEVIMRGYSERAGAARIGFGECRGVVTGWS is encoded by the coding sequence ATGGATGAAACCCACGATCCCGCGCGTACCTCCTGGCTCCCGTCTGCCCAGGGCTCGACCGATTTCCCGATTCAGAATCTGCCCTTCGGTGTCTTTCGCCGGCGGGATGAGGACGAGCCGGCCCGAGTCGGGGTCGCCATTGGGGACTGCATCCTCGACATTACCGCGTGTCATGACGAGGGCCGCTTCAGGGGCGCGGCGGAGCGCGCGGCCGAGGTATGTGCCGCGGACTCGCTCAACCCCCTGATGGCGCGGGGCCGGGCGCCGCGGGTGGCGCTCCGCCGACAGGTGAGCGCGCTGCTGAGCGCCGACTCCCCCGCGTACAAGGCCACTCCGCGCCTGGCCGACCGGCTGCTGGTCCCGATGGCGGAGGCGGAGCTGCTGCTCCCGGCCACCATCGGGGACTATACCGACTTCTACGCCTCGATCCATCATGCCACCAATGTCGGGAGCATGTTCCGCCCCGATAACCCGCTGCTTCCCAACTACAAGTGGGTGCCCATCGGCTATCACGGGCGATCGTCGTCGATCGTGCCCAGCGGGACCCCGGTGCGCCGGCCGGCCGGGCAGCGGAAGGATCCGGCGAGTGAGACGCCGGAGTTCGGGCCGGCGCGGCAGCTGGACTATGAGATGGAGCTCGGCTGCTTCGTGAGCGTGGGGAACCCAATGGGAGAGCCGGTACCGGTCGCGGAGGCGGAGGAGCACCTCTTCGGCTTCTGCCTGGTCAACGACTGGTCGGCCCGCGACATTCAGAGCTGGGAGTACCAGCCGCTGGGGCCGTTCCTCGGCAAGAACTTCGCGACCACGATCTCGCCCTGGCTGGTGACGGTGGAGGCGCTGGAGCCGTTCCGGGTGCCTGCGGCGTCGCGGCCGCCGGGGGATCCTACGCCGTTGGCCTATCTGCTGGACGCTGCGGATCAGGAATGCGGAGGGGTGGATGTGATCGTGGAGGTCTACCTGGCCTCGGCGCGGATGCGGGCCGAGCGGATGGCACCGGTCCGGCTGAGCCGGTCCCGGGCGGAGGATCTCTATTGGACGCCGGCTCAGATGCTGACGCACCACACCAGCGGCGGGTGCAACCTCCGCTCCGGGGATCTCTTTGCGAGTGGGACGATCTCGGGGCCGGAGAAGGAGGCGCGGGGGTCGCTGCTGGAGGTCGCGTGGTGTGGGGCGGAGCCCGTCGGGCTGCCGACCGGCGAGACGCGGAAGTTCCTCGAGGATGGGGACGAGGTGATCATGCGAGGATACTCGGAACGGGCGGGGGCGGCGCGGATCGGGTTCGGGGAGTGCCGGGGGGTGGTGACCGGGTGGTCGTAA
- a CDS encoding VOC family protein, with amino-acid sequence MSPTGGDRSSPAPPPIQGVLETGLHVSDLARSREFYSQLFGFPLMAADERFCAFDVAGRDVLLLFLQGGTPGPVPTPGGQIPPHDGAGRLHFAFAVAEEDLAPWEERLASEGIAIESRVDWPRGRSIYFRDPDGHLLELATPGLWPNY; translated from the coding sequence TTGAGCCCGACTGGGGGCGACCGGTCCTCGCCGGCGCCCCCGCCGATCCAGGGCGTGCTGGAGACGGGACTGCACGTCTCCGATCTGGCTCGCTCCCGGGAGTTCTACTCCCAGCTCTTCGGCTTCCCTCTCATGGCGGCCGACGAGCGCTTCTGCGCGTTCGACGTCGCCGGTCGGGACGTGCTCCTGCTCTTTCTCCAGGGAGGCACGCCTGGTCCGGTGCCGACGCCGGGCGGCCAGATCCCGCCGCACGATGGGGCGGGGCGGCTCCATTTTGCGTTCGCCGTCGCCGAGGAGGATCTGGCGCCGTGGGAAGAGCGTCTGGCGTCCGAGGGGATCGCGATCGAGAGCCGGGTCGACTGGCCCCGGGGCCGGAGCATCTACTTCCGCGATCCGGATGGGCACCTGCTGGAGCTGGCGACTCCGGGACTCTGGCCCAACTACTAG